A part of Candidatus Electrothrix aestuarii genomic DNA contains:
- a CDS encoding sigma-54 dependent transcriptional regulator encodes MDKKKVKILIVDDEQVHRYMLYSMLTEWGWSCQEAEDGETAVNAVRQGPFDVILLDVCMEPIDGLQALRQIHAINPSIPVVMMTAYSSIDSAVEAIKLGAHDYLTKPIDFERLRQTLEAALGHRQQPDKAELTEKPFGEDGKIIGSSTPMQTLWEMIVQVAPTEATVLITGDSGTGKELVASALHYKSHRRKGPFVKVNCAALSETLLESELFGHEKGAFTGADRRREGCFVQAQEGTLFLDEIGETTPAMQAKLLRVIQEHELQRVGGQEIIKVDVRIVTATNRDLEAEVKAGNFREDLYYRLNVVALDMPSLADRDGDIPLLADYFLRSFAKRNKREVQGITPDCMDILNRYPWPGNVRELENAIERGVILMRGEYLDIESLPMAVQNWAGMNPKKDEEQPSTLRDAERQLILKTLDETNGNRSEAARRLQITRKTLLNKLKRYGV; translated from the coding sequence ATGGATAAAAAGAAGGTCAAAATTTTAATTGTAGACGACGAGCAGGTTCACAGGTACATGCTCTACTCCATGCTGACGGAATGGGGCTGGTCATGTCAGGAAGCAGAGGACGGAGAAACAGCAGTTAATGCTGTCCGACAAGGTCCTTTTGATGTCATTCTCCTGGATGTCTGTATGGAGCCAATAGACGGCCTACAGGCCTTACGGCAGATACACGCCATTAATCCATCGATTCCGGTTGTCATGATGACAGCCTACTCCTCAATAGATTCAGCCGTTGAAGCAATCAAATTAGGTGCCCATGACTATTTGACCAAACCCATAGATTTTGAGCGACTTCGCCAAACCCTGGAAGCCGCTCTGGGACATCGGCAGCAACCGGACAAGGCAGAGCTCACGGAAAAACCCTTTGGCGAGGATGGCAAGATTATTGGCTCCTCTACGCCAATGCAGACTCTCTGGGAGATGATTGTTCAAGTCGCTCCGACTGAAGCTACTGTACTGATTACCGGAGATTCCGGTACAGGAAAAGAGTTGGTTGCCTCGGCATTGCATTATAAAAGTCACCGGAGAAAGGGCCCCTTTGTTAAGGTAAACTGCGCTGCTTTGTCAGAAACCCTGCTGGAATCTGAGCTGTTTGGCCATGAAAAAGGAGCCTTTACAGGAGCAGATCGCCGTCGCGAAGGCTGTTTTGTCCAGGCCCAGGAAGGCACACTCTTTCTTGATGAGATAGGCGAAACCACCCCTGCTATGCAGGCAAAACTACTCCGGGTTATTCAGGAGCATGAGTTGCAACGGGTTGGTGGTCAGGAAATTATAAAGGTGGATGTCCGCATTGTTACGGCCACGAACCGCGACCTGGAGGCTGAAGTCAAAGCAGGAAATTTCCGGGAAGATCTTTATTATCGTTTAAATGTTGTGGCCTTGGATATGCCGTCCTTGGCAGACCGTGATGGAGATATCCCCTTACTTGCTGATTATTTTCTGCGCAGTTTTGCTAAAAGAAATAAACGGGAAGTGCAGGGCATTACTCCTGATTGTATGGATATACTCAATCGCTACCCCTGGCCCGGCAATGTTCGGGAACTGGAAAATGCTATTGAACGCGGGGTTATTCTGATGCGGGGAGAATATCTCGATATTGAGAGCCTGCCTATGGCTGTTCAGAATTGGGCTGGCATGAACCCCAAAAAGGACGAAGAACAGCCGTCCACCCTACGAGACGCTGAGCGCCAGCTTATCCTCAAAACTCTTGATGAAACCAACGGAAATCGCAGCGAGGCGGCCCGTCGTCTCCAGATTACCAGAAAAACCCTGTTGAATAAGCTGAAGCGATACGGCGTATAA
- a CDS encoding HAD family hydrolase: MALALFDLDNTLLAGDSDYEWGRFLIRKGLVDEDYYEAENNRFYDQYKQGTLDIYEFSAFSFQPLAERSMEELHVLHGEFMQEVIEPMIGQPAQALVDKHKEQGDTAMVITATNSFITGPIARAFGIEHLLATEPKIVNNRYTREVDGIPCFHEGKVQRLENWLAEKKMSLQGSCFYSDSINDLPLLEKVDTPVAVDPDEKLAALARERGWKCISLRDK; the protein is encoded by the coding sequence ATGGCACTTGCTCTTTTTGATCTTGATAATACACTCCTCGCTGGTGACAGTGATTATGAATGGGGCCGCTTCCTCATCAGAAAAGGTCTGGTTGATGAGGATTATTATGAAGCGGAAAATAACCGTTTTTATGACCAGTACAAGCAAGGAACTCTGGATATCTATGAGTTCTCCGCCTTCAGCTTCCAACCCCTGGCAGAACGCAGCATGGAAGAACTGCACGTGCTTCACGGAGAATTCATGCAAGAGGTTATTGAGCCGATGATCGGCCAACCTGCCCAGGCTTTGGTAGATAAACATAAAGAACAAGGCGACACAGCGATGGTGATAACGGCAACCAATAGCTTTATCACCGGCCCCATTGCCCGGGCCTTTGGGATAGAACATCTCTTGGCAACAGAACCAAAGATCGTCAATAATCGCTATACCAGAGAGGTTGATGGAATCCCTTGTTTCCATGAAGGTAAGGTGCAACGCCTGGAAAACTGGCTGGCAGAAAAAAAGATGTCTCTTCAGGGAAGTTGCTTTTACAGTGATTCAATCAACGACCTGCCCTTATTGGAAAAAGTAGATACCCCGGTTGCTGTGGATCCTGATGAAAAATTGGCTGCACTGGCCCGGGAAAGAGGTTGGAAATGTATTTCACTCCGCGATAAGTGA